The following coding sequences lie in one Pirellulales bacterium genomic window:
- a CDS encoding archaeosortase/exosortase family protein: MDKSVGLKDALRTFYPLLILIAAIELLIWTHWNSLLETANLWDNPKYSHGYLVPLFAGVLLFLRRDESVPLIKSLATLGGSLLGIGLFICLLPFVLPDSLITLPARSVELLEAIGVALSAAGGLLVIQQRIAFAEISAAERWIGFGGILAGEAMRLWATHTSHYWPERFSFIVALGGVFVMVGGMRSLRWAGWPIVFLIFMLPLPQQLDGTLSADLQTQATASSTYVLQTIGVGAVRSGSVISVGHNGVPMNVEEACSGLRMLTIFGALCFAVALLIDLPMWQRVIIVLSSVPIALAVNILRIVATGVLFTLLPGSEEKLKHFFHDGAGLVMMPLAMVLLFLEYKILTNLFIEDEEGLVPPLGLAATTNGSGRANAGAVAMSAATPKRIAQPAAAPMAPISAKPLPARPMPTASVQKPNPAKPLPLRPVAAKPVSSPPATSAAARPLPTRPLPAKQLPVNSGSPIPAQPLPAKPLPNYLASAKPPAVSPAAAAGDSVASKPPQPVPSGEATSARR, from the coding sequence ATGGACAAGTCGGTCGGGTTGAAAGACGCGCTAAGGACCTTTTATCCGCTGCTGATCCTGATCGCCGCCATTGAATTGCTGATTTGGACGCATTGGAACTCGCTGCTGGAAACGGCGAATCTTTGGGACAACCCCAAATACTCTCACGGCTACCTGGTTCCGCTGTTTGCCGGCGTGCTGCTTTTCTTGCGGCGCGATGAATCCGTCCCGTTGATCAAATCGCTGGCCACGTTGGGCGGATCGCTGCTGGGAATCGGCTTATTCATTTGCCTGCTGCCGTTCGTTCTGCCCGATTCGTTGATCACGCTTCCCGCGCGGAGCGTGGAACTGCTCGAGGCGATTGGAGTCGCGCTGAGCGCGGCTGGCGGATTGCTAGTCATTCAGCAGCGGATTGCATTTGCCGAGATTTCGGCCGCCGAGCGATGGATCGGTTTCGGTGGGATTTTGGCCGGTGAAGCGATGCGCCTTTGGGCAACGCACACCTCGCACTATTGGCCCGAACGGTTCTCGTTTATCGTGGCTTTGGGCGGTGTGTTCGTCATGGTTGGTGGCATGCGGAGTTTGCGCTGGGCAGGCTGGCCCATCGTTTTCTTGATCTTTATGCTTCCGCTACCGCAGCAACTGGATGGCACCTTATCGGCAGATCTGCAGACGCAAGCGACCGCATCGAGCACCTATGTGTTGCAGACGATCGGTGTGGGTGCCGTGCGAAGCGGCTCGGTAATCAGCGTCGGACACAACGGCGTTCCGATGAACGTCGAGGAGGCGTGCAGCGGTCTGCGAATGCTCACGATCTTCGGCGCTCTCTGCTTCGCCGTGGCGCTTTTGATCGATCTTCCAATGTGGCAGCGAGTGATCATCGTGCTGAGTTCGGTACCGATTGCATTGGCGGTCAATATTCTTCGAATTGTCGCAACCGGGGTCTTGTTTACGCTGCTTCCCGGCAGCGAAGAAAAACTCAAGCACTTTTTCCACGACGGCGCCGGCTTGGTAATGATGCCATTGGCGATGGTGCTGTTGTTTTTGGAGTACAAGATTCTCACGAACTTGTTCATCGAGGACGAGGAAGGACTGGTTCCACCGCTTGGATTGGCTGCGACGACAAACGGCAGTGGCCGCGCGAATGCCGGTGCGGTCGCAATGTCGGCTGCGACGCCGAAACGGATCGCCCAGCCTGCGGCAGCGCCGATGGCGCCGATATCGGCCAAACCGCTTCCGGCAAGGCCGATGCCGACCGCGTCGGTCCAAAAACCGAATCCGGCGAAGCCATTGCCATTGCGGCCGGTTGCGGCCAAGCCAGTGAGTTCGCCGCCTGCCACATCCGCTGCCGCGAGGCCCCTTCCGACAAGGCCGCTGCCCGCCAAGCAGTTACCCGTTAATTCTGGAAGTCCCATTCCGGCCCAGCCGCTGCCGGCAAAACCGCTCCCGAACTATTTAGCATCCGCGAAGCCGCCGGCCGTTAGTCCGGCCGCCGCGGCTGGCGATTCGGTTGCCAGCAAGCCGCCGCAACCGGTGCCTTCTGGAGAAGCAACGTCCGCGCGTCGCTGA
- a CDS encoding small basic protein, with translation MTMDKSLRVRRGLIRARGVLTRAERIARLQEADRWKEGQSALGLPKVRVFKLAVKKKKKKKEEEGEEGAAAPAAATKSAAKGK, from the coding sequence ATGACGATGGACAAAAGCTTGCGAGTCCGCCGCGGACTGATCCGCGCCCGGGGCGTGTTGACTCGGGCCGAGCGGATTGCTCGCCTGCAAGAGGCCGACCGCTGGAAAGAAGGTCAAAGTGCATTGGGGCTGCCCAAGGTGCGCGTCTTCAAGCTGGCGGTGAAGAAGAAAAAGAAGAAGAAGGAAGAGGAAGGGGAGGAAGGGGCCGCCGCTCCTGCCGCCGCCACAAAATCGGCCGCCAAGGGGAAATAA
- the hemG gene encoding protoporphyrinogen oxidase codes for MEHDKNIGLRVAVVGGGIAGLAAAHRLGELEPSCQIRLFEAGPRLGGSLQTVRRDGFLIECGADSFITNLPAALDLCRRVGIADQLISTNHAGRRAFVVRRGRLLAVPEGFALMAPARIWPVLTTPILSPAGKMRLAWEYFVPRRRADGDESLGSFVRRRLGREAFERLVQPLVAGIYTADPEQLSLAATLPRFIDMERTHGSLIRGALRQRAKGDAGVSHASGARYSLFVTPRDGLSSLVDAIKARLPTQTVLLNTKVSTFERSDTGWRLTFRASGIQADSDVRSNQMEFDAVLLATAAPAAGRLLAAVDPQLSDDLSAIPYASTAVLSMAYDRHQIAHPLDGFGFVVPAIEGRRILSASFSSQKFAGRAPADQVLLRIFIGGACQADLLERSDEELQQIATEEIAELLGARGSPKLAIVARWSQSMPQYHLGHLQRVARIESRVAEIHGLALAGNAFRGVGIPQVVASGEAAAERVLESLRRAPAEI; via the coding sequence ATGGAACATGACAAGAACATTGGCCTCCGGGTTGCGGTGGTCGGCGGAGGAATTGCCGGGTTGGCGGCGGCGCATCGGCTGGGAGAACTCGAGCCTTCTTGCCAAATTAGGCTGTTCGAGGCTGGGCCGCGGTTGGGCGGTTCGCTACAGACCGTGCGGCGCGACGGATTCCTGATCGAATGCGGGGCCGATAGTTTCATCACGAATTTGCCCGCCGCGCTCGATCTCTGCCGGCGGGTCGGAATCGCGGACCAATTGATCTCGACCAACCACGCGGGCCGGCGGGCGTTCGTCGTTCGCCGCGGCCGCTTGCTTGCGGTTCCCGAAGGATTCGCGTTAATGGCCCCCGCGCGAATCTGGCCGGTGCTGACGACGCCGATTCTCAGCCCTGCGGGCAAGATGCGGTTGGCATGGGAGTATTTTGTTCCGCGACGTCGAGCCGATGGCGACGAAAGCTTAGGATCGTTCGTCCGGCGGCGATTGGGGCGCGAGGCGTTCGAGCGGCTCGTGCAACCGCTTGTGGCAGGCATCTACACCGCCGACCCGGAGCAGCTTAGCTTGGCGGCGACCCTCCCGCGGTTTATCGACATGGAGCGGACCCACGGTAGCCTGATCCGCGGCGCGCTGCGGCAGCGAGCGAAGGGGGATGCCGGAGTGTCGCACGCCAGCGGGGCACGATATTCGCTGTTCGTTACGCCGCGAGACGGATTGTCTTCGCTCGTCGATGCGATCAAGGCCCGTTTGCCGACCCAGACGGTGCTGCTAAACACGAAAGTATCCACTTTCGAGCGATCGGATACCGGCTGGCGGTTGACGTTCAGGGCAAGCGGCATCCAAGCCGATAGCGACGTTCGATCGAATCAGATGGAATTCGATGCCGTGCTGCTGGCGACGGCGGCCCCGGCTGCGGGCCGGCTACTGGCGGCGGTCGATCCGCAGTTGTCGGACGACTTGTCGGCGATTCCCTATGCCAGCACTGCGGTATTGTCGATGGCCTATGATCGCCACCAAATCGCCCACCCGCTCGACGGTTTCGGTTTCGTGGTGCCGGCGATCGAAGGGCGGCGGATACTATCGGCCAGTTTTTCGAGCCAGAAATTCGCCGGCCGGGCGCCGGCCGACCAGGTGTTGCTGCGGATTTTCATCGGCGGGGCGTGCCAAGCCGACCTGCTCGAGCGGAGCGACGAAGAATTGCAGCAAATCGCGACGGAAGAAATTGCCGAACTGCTCGGAGCACGCGGGTCGCCGAAGCTGGCGATTGTCGCCCGATGGTCGCAGTCGATGCCCCAGTATCACCTCGGACACTTGCAACGGGTGGCCAGGATCGAGTCACGGGTGGCGGAGATCCACGGATTGGCGCTAGCTGGCAATGCCTTTCGAGGCGTCGGCATTCCGCAAGTCGTGGCAAGTGGAGAGGCCGCAGCGGAGCGGGTCTTGGAAAGCCTGCGGCGGGCGCCGGCCGAGATTTAA
- the uvrA gene encoding excinuclease ABC subunit UvrA, translating to MPASDIVVKGAREHNLRDVDLVLPRNKLVCLTGVSGSGKSSLAFDTLYAEGQRRYVESLSTFARQFLGQMAKPDVDHISGLSPSISISQKSSGQNPRSTVGTVTEIYDYLRVLYARTGQGHCPKCNRPITAQSREQIIERILSLPDGTQFLVLAPLVRAQKGEHRDLFVDLIKQGFSRARVDGRVVQLAEDLRLDRQMRHYIEVVVDRLTASSGVRPRLAEAVELALRLGEGSLIVATRETASDEAAERDGGAADDAVLVDEDNKNEPDEEDGPAKAIKRVAARGEGDIVLSAHYACTHCGLSFESPSPQLFSFNSPQGMCTTCDGLGEIYGFDVARLIPEPKRTFKEGCFELMGPWKEMGRWRRHIYQGVADTIERLHGLPRGTMLETPWHGLPAELQNLWLWGTGEQHITFTWRGGSHGQKYGGHFEGILPQLLSRYRSSKSRIQRRQLEKYMSVVRCGACGGARLNPQARSVTLTSAQTKFADRPERTLPEVCSLSVADAAEFFGALKLDPIGQTIAAELVKEIRGRLGFLVNVGLEYLTLDRTAPTLSGGESQRIRLAGQIGCGLVGVLYILDEPSIGLHPRDNQKLLDTLTQLRDKGNTVLVVEHDEDTMRAADTIVDFGPGPGVRGGHLVAQGNATAIARSPRSVTGQYLSGKLKIEVPGERRIIAVRPAEPAALAREGASGEGRGASTEIGGAAWEVVDWTARQAEVSRRRRARLTADDADKNDRNRTKNQGTADPQVAAPAAAPTSFVSNFSTPTLRILGARHNNLRSVDVEIPLGAFVCVTGVSGSGKSSLVSDILVEALRRDLNGGVGAPGAFDRLEGLEHLDKLIAIDQSPIGRTPRSNPATYIKVFDDIRDLFARLPESKTRGYKPGRFSFNVSGGGGRCEACEGNGSNRLEMDFLADVWVTCPVCEGHRFSRETLQVRFKGKNIAEVLEMDIQQALEHFENIPDVRHKLQTLHDVGLDYLKLGQPSPTLSGGEAQRIKLARELVKKSTGRTLYLLDEPTTGLHFADIRMLLKVLHDFVDAGNTVLVVEHNLDVIKTADWLIDLGPEGGSGGGRIVGAGTPESLAAMPESQTGQALAAYLDPKLQRETQKANAAARAQRKKAGGNNGPSRGIRVRGAAQHNLKGIDADIPRDKMTVCCGLSGSGKSSLAMDTIYAEGQRRYVESLSSYARQFVGQMQKPKLEFIDGLSPAIAIEQKHMGHTPRSTVGTVTEIYDYLRVLMARLGQPYCPACDIPIGTQSADEVIDKLMSEPEATRLYLMAPLEIHVGQEYETLWDEIRAAGYPRMRIDGKTYNVDEPPTIDRRRKHLVEVVIDRITVRPDARSRIAGSVESALAMGRGVMHVAYVSDTAAEPRWRTEVHSQHFACDRCGRSFERLTPHNFSFNSSLGWCPTCEGLGVQTGANPAALIHDPKLTLAEGAIRLWPEVAAAKSPREGGPGGAQNEPVPGGAPPVFAAMLAALSAHTGVPADVPFEQLTARQRRVILYGCGDEWIEVPQPAPANEPARRSSKKNAATKADGKNASLWFRFQYKGLYPALEEAGRLSPAMRGKLDPLIDEVECSTCDGTRLRDDAAAVRLKNLTIGQIGRLSLARLVDELAGWQWTSEEKKIAGELIREVQTRVQFLVDVGLEYLTLARPAPTLSGGEAQRIRLASQVGSGLCGVLYVLDEPTIGLHPRDNRRLLTALEKLRDLGNTLLIVEHDREVVRAADQLLDFGPGAGEFGGQIVARGTPAQVAKLKGSVTGPYLSGKKNIPIPSNRRMAWAGPSLIDSRNRKRASKSTGEGKRAGSVARGAQPPLTEPPGGGWLEIVGARHNNLRNVTARIPLGTLTAISGVSGSGKSSLIEDVLYRSLAQKFHRARVIPAAHDEIRGLQRINKVIRVDQHPLGNSPTSNPATYTGAFDLIRTLFAQLPDAKVRGYQPRRFSFNAPGGRCEACEGNGQKRIEMHFLPDVWVECDVCRGRRYNPETLAVRFHNQSIADVLDMPCGRAVRLFEDIPKIRRILQTLCDVGLEYLTLGQPAPTLSGGEAQRVKLAAELARPDTGQTLFLLDEPTTGLHFDDLAKLLDVLNRLVDLGNTVVVIEHNLDVIKTADWIIDMGPEAGEGGGYVVATGTPEQIALGARDEGRGANGGQAFQPDSVERGEEVGARGEGRRQSVVSSPLAPRPSPPLLRSHTGEALAAVLAAGPYVERVPHDFAAATAKRPSDIDIAEVGRDAKMPWEADGRRWHTQDCISRNGQPCRWDGQILARVVDRIHELGEFSPTDWKNRSVVEISAPKKSDGWFFHAITLEQWLLKLKFRVARNTFQRDDLVARLWLKPLNQLAELPVYGNEPRVQCKSLRGPWQEVQLHVHSLEEIDRPEFWQFLEQAVAGFQRFTQRVQQRPEDVMPWKVLGQKWHFARKGFPPGKKVQWDLDLLEGLCEMLAEAAEGAQFLWNNQQIVHLLVRGQSEPWATIHTKRTDAVYLQLTGPKNRFALGQLTELGSDRNLDTTSPHFDRIHFSFHSIDDLGDGDMRAFLADHAAATMANAQSSKQSIFEKSPRLKQAVS from the coding sequence ATGCCCGCTTCGGATATTGTCGTCAAGGGCGCCCGCGAACACAATTTGCGGGACGTCGATCTGGTTCTCCCGCGAAACAAGCTCGTCTGCCTCACCGGGGTGAGCGGGTCGGGCAAGAGTTCGCTGGCCTTCGATACGTTGTATGCCGAAGGGCAGCGGCGCTACGTCGAAAGCCTTTCGACATTCGCCCGCCAGTTTTTGGGCCAAATGGCCAAGCCCGATGTCGATCACATCTCGGGGCTCAGCCCGTCAATCTCGATCTCGCAGAAATCGTCGGGGCAAAACCCGCGCTCGACGGTCGGCACGGTCACCGAAATCTACGACTATCTGCGCGTCCTCTACGCCCGCACCGGCCAGGGGCATTGCCCGAAGTGCAATCGCCCGATCACGGCCCAAAGCCGCGAGCAGATCATCGAACGGATCCTGTCGCTGCCGGACGGGACGCAGTTTCTCGTGCTGGCCCCGCTCGTACGGGCGCAAAAGGGAGAGCACCGCGATCTGTTCGTCGATTTGATCAAACAGGGTTTTTCGCGGGCAAGAGTCGATGGCCGCGTCGTGCAGCTCGCCGAAGACCTGCGGCTCGATCGGCAGATGCGGCACTATATCGAAGTGGTCGTCGATCGTCTGACGGCGTCGAGCGGCGTTCGGCCGCGGCTGGCCGAGGCCGTCGAGTTAGCGCTGCGGCTCGGCGAAGGGAGCTTGATTGTTGCGACGCGCGAAACCGCAAGCGATGAGGCTGCCGAGCGCGATGGTGGTGCGGCGGACGATGCTGTGCTCGTCGACGAAGATAATAAAAATGAACCCGATGAAGAGGACGGCCCGGCGAAAGCCATCAAACGCGTCGCCGCCCGCGGTGAGGGCGACATCGTGCTCTCGGCCCACTACGCCTGCACGCACTGCGGCCTGAGTTTTGAAAGCCCTAGCCCGCAATTGTTCAGCTTCAACAGTCCGCAGGGGATGTGCACGACGTGCGACGGCCTCGGCGAAATTTACGGCTTCGATGTCGCGCGGCTGATCCCCGAGCCGAAGCGAACCTTCAAGGAAGGCTGCTTCGAGTTGATGGGCCCATGGAAAGAAATGGGGCGCTGGCGGCGGCACATCTATCAAGGCGTCGCCGATACGATCGAACGGCTGCATGGCCTGCCGCGCGGCACGATGTTGGAAACCCCCTGGCACGGCCTGCCCGCCGAATTGCAGAATCTCTGGCTCTGGGGCACCGGCGAGCAGCACATCACGTTCACCTGGCGCGGCGGCTCGCATGGCCAAAAGTACGGCGGCCATTTCGAAGGCATCTTGCCGCAATTGCTCTCGCGTTATCGCTCGTCGAAGAGCCGCATCCAGCGCCGGCAATTGGAAAAATACATGAGCGTCGTGCGCTGCGGCGCTTGCGGCGGAGCCCGGCTGAACCCACAGGCCCGCTCGGTAACGCTCACGTCGGCGCAGACGAAGTTCGCAGACCGGCCGGAGCGCACGCTGCCCGAAGTGTGCAGTCTTTCGGTGGCCGATGCCGCGGAATTTTTCGGCGCCTTGAAACTCGACCCGATCGGACAAACCATCGCCGCCGAACTGGTAAAGGAAATCCGCGGCCGGCTCGGGTTTCTCGTCAACGTCGGCCTCGAATATCTCACGCTCGATCGCACCGCCCCCACGCTCTCCGGCGGCGAATCGCAACGCATCCGGCTCGCCGGGCAAATCGGCTGCGGGCTGGTCGGCGTGCTCTACATTCTCGACGAACCGTCGATCGGCCTGCACCCGCGCGACAACCAAAAACTTCTCGACACGCTGACGCAACTGCGCGACAAGGGCAACACCGTGCTGGTGGTCGAGCACGACGAAGACACGATGCGGGCCGCCGACACCATCGTCGATTTCGGCCCCGGCCCGGGCGTCCGCGGTGGACACTTGGTGGCGCAAGGCAATGCGACGGCGATCGCCCGTTCGCCTCGGAGCGTTACCGGACAATATCTCTCCGGCAAACTGAAGATCGAAGTGCCGGGCGAGCGCCGCATTATTGCCGTGCGGCCGGCGGAGCCCGCAGCGCTAGCAAGGGAAGGGGCGAGCGGCGAGGGGCGAGGGGCGAGTACGGAGATAGGCGGCGCGGCATGGGAAGTGGTGGATTGGACCGCTCGGCAAGCGGAGGTGTCGCGGCGGCGGCGAGCACGGCTCACCGCCGACGATGCCGATAAAAATGACCGCAATCGTACAAAGAATCAGGGCACGGCGGATCCGCAAGTTGCGGCACCGGCCGCCGCCCCAACGTCCTTCGTTTCGAATTTTTCAACACCCACGCTGCGGATTCTCGGCGCCCGGCACAACAACCTCCGCTCGGTCGATGTGGAAATCCCGCTCGGGGCGTTCGTGTGTGTCACCGGGGTGTCGGGCTCCGGAAAGAGTTCGCTGGTCAGTGATATTTTGGTCGAAGCCCTGCGCAGGGATTTGAACGGCGGTGTCGGTGCGCCTGGGGCATTCGACCGGCTGGAAGGCCTCGAGCATCTTGATAAGCTCATCGCCATCGATCAGTCGCCGATCGGCCGCACGCCGCGGTCGAATCCGGCCACCTATATAAAGGTGTTCGACGACATTCGCGACCTATTCGCCCGGCTGCCGGAATCGAAAACCCGTGGATACAAACCGGGCCGATTCAGTTTCAATGTCAGCGGCGGCGGCGGGCGGTGCGAGGCGTGCGAAGGTAATGGCTCGAACCGGCTGGAAATGGATTTTCTCGCCGACGTGTGGGTTACTTGTCCGGTGTGCGAGGGACACCGCTTCAGCCGCGAAACGTTGCAAGTGCGATTCAAAGGCAAGAACATTGCCGAAGTGCTCGAGATGGACATCCAGCAAGCGCTCGAGCATTTCGAAAACATTCCCGACGTGCGGCACAAGCTGCAAACACTGCACGACGTGGGCCTCGATTACCTCAAGCTCGGCCAACCCTCGCCGACGCTATCCGGCGGCGAGGCGCAGCGGATCAAGCTGGCTCGCGAGCTGGTGAAAAAGAGCACCGGGCGAACATTGTATCTGCTCGACGAGCCGACCACAGGCTTGCACTTCGCCGACATCCGCATGCTTCTGAAGGTGCTGCACGATTTCGTCGATGCCGGCAACACCGTCCTCGTGGTCGAGCATAATCTCGACGTGATCAAAACTGCCGATTGGCTGATTGATCTCGGGCCGGAGGGGGGCTCCGGCGGCGGCCGGATCGTCGGCGCCGGCACACCCGAATCGCTGGCCGCCATGCCCGAATCGCAGACCGGCCAAGCGCTCGCGGCGTATCTCGATCCGAAATTGCAGCGCGAAACGCAAAAGGCCAATGCAGCCGCAAGAGCCCAGCGCAAGAAGGCCGGCGGCAACAACGGCCCAAGCCGCGGCATCCGCGTCCGCGGCGCCGCGCAGCACAACCTCAAAGGCATCGATGCCGATATCCCGCGCGACAAGATGACCGTCTGCTGCGGTCTGAGCGGTTCCGGCAAGAGTTCGCTGGCGATGGACACGATCTACGCCGAGGGGCAGCGCCGCTATGTCGAAAGCCTCAGTTCCTATGCCCGGCAGTTTGTCGGCCAGATGCAAAAGCCGAAGCTCGAATTCATTGATGGCCTGTCGCCCGCCATCGCTATCGAACAAAAACACATGGGGCACACGCCGCGATCCACCGTCGGCACCGTGACCGAGATTTACGATTATCTGCGCGTGCTCATGGCCCGGCTCGGCCAACCCTATTGCCCCGCGTGCGACATCCCGATCGGCACCCAATCGGCCGACGAAGTGATCGACAAACTGATGTCCGAGCCCGAGGCAACACGGCTCTATCTGATGGCGCCGCTCGAAATTCACGTCGGCCAGGAATACGAAACGCTGTGGGACGAGATCCGCGCCGCCGGCTATCCGCGCATGCGCATCGATGGGAAGACGTATAACGTCGACGAGCCGCCGACGATCGATCGCCGCCGCAAGCATTTGGTCGAAGTCGTGATCGATCGAATCACGGTGCGCCCCGACGCTCGTTCGCGGATCGCCGGCAGCGTCGAATCGGCGTTGGCCATGGGCCGCGGCGTGATGCACGTTGCCTATGTGTCGGACACTGCTGCCGAGCCGCGCTGGCGAACCGAGGTGCACAGCCAGCACTTTGCATGCGACCGTTGCGGGCGGAGCTTCGAAAGGCTGACGCCGCACAATTTCTCGTTCAACAGCTCGCTCGGCTGGTGCCCGACCTGCGAAGGCTTGGGCGTGCAAACCGGCGCGAATCCGGCCGCATTGATCCACGACCCGAAACTGACGCTCGCGGAAGGCGCGATCCGGCTCTGGCCCGAAGTGGCGGCGGCGAAGAGCCCGCGCGAAGGGGGACCCGGCGGCGCGCAAAATGAGCCAGTCCCCGGCGGCGCGCCGCCAGTGTTCGCCGCGATGTTGGCCGCGCTCTCGGCTCACACCGGGGTGCCCGCCGACGTGCCGTTCGAGCAACTTACGGCCCGGCAGCGGCGTGTGATCCTCTACGGTTGCGGCGATGAATGGATCGAGGTGCCACAGCCGGCGCCGGCGAATGAACCCGCTCGACGGTCGAGCAAGAAGAACGCGGCCACAAAGGCCGATGGCAAGAACGCGTCGCTCTGGTTCCGCTTTCAATACAAAGGGCTCTATCCGGCGCTCGAGGAGGCCGGCCGATTGTCGCCCGCCATGCGCGGCAAGCTCGATCCGCTGATCGATGAAGTGGAATGCTCGACTTGCGACGGCACTCGGCTGCGCGACGACGCGGCCGCCGTGCGGCTCAAGAATCTCACGATTGGCCAGATCGGTCGCCTTTCGCTTGCCCGGCTTGTCGATGAGCTGGCCGGTTGGCAATGGACGAGCGAAGAAAAGAAGATCGCCGGCGAATTGATTCGCGAGGTGCAAACTCGCGTGCAGTTTCTCGTCGATGTCGGACTGGAATATCTCACACTCGCCCGACCGGCCCCGACGCTTTCGGGCGGCGAAGCGCAGCGGATCCGGCTGGCCAGTCAGGTCGGCAGCGGACTGTGCGGAGTGCTCTACGTGCTCGACGAACCGACGATCGGTTTGCACCCGCGCGACAATCGCCGGCTGCTCACCGCGTTGGAAAAACTTCGCGATTTGGGCAACACGCTGCTGATCGTCGAACACGATCGGGAAGTGGTCCGTGCGGCGGATCAGCTTCTTGATTTCGGTCCCGGCGCCGGTGAGTTCGGCGGTCAGATCGTCGCCCGCGGCACGCCGGCCCAGGTCGCCAAGCTCAAAGGTTCGGTGACCGGACCGTATCTTTCGGGCAAGAAGAATATTCCCATCCCGAGCAATCGCCGCATGGCGTGGGCTGGACCGAGCTTGATCGACTCGCGAAACCGCAAACGAGCTTCGAAGTCGACCGGCGAGGGAAAACGCGCCGGCAGTGTTGCGCGCGGCGCACAGCCGCCGTTGACGGAACCGCCCGGCGGCGGATGGCTCGAAATCGTCGGCGCGCGGCACAACAACTTGCGGAATGTCACCGCGCGCATTCCGCTCGGCACGCTGACGGCGATTTCGGGTGTCAGCGGCAGTGGGAAAAGTTCGCTGATCGAAGATGTGCTGTATCGCTCGCTGGCCCAGAAATTTCATCGGGCCCGCGTGATCCCCGCCGCTCACGACGAAATCCGCGGATTGCAGCGGATCAATAAAGTGATCCGCGTCGATCAGCATCCGCTCGGCAATTCGCCGACCTCGAATCCGGCCACCTACACCGGCGCCTTCGACCTGATCCGCACCCTGTTTGCCCAGCTCCCCGACGCCAAGGTGCGCGGCTATCAACCGCGGCGGTTTAGCTTCAACGCTCCCGGCGGGCGTTGCGAAGCCTGCGAGGGAAACGGCCAGAAGCGAATCGAAATGCACTTCTTGCCCGACGTCTGGGTCGAGTGCGACGTGTGCCGCGGCCGCCGCTACAATCCCGAAACGCTGGCCGTGCGGTTCCACAATCAATCGATCGCCGACGTGCTCGACATGCCCTGCGGCCGGGCCGTGCGGCTATTCGAAGACATTCCGAAAATCCGCCGCATTTTGCAAACGCTGTGCGATGTCGGCCTGGAATACCTGACACTCGGCCAACCGGCTCCGACGCTCTCGGGCGGCGAGGCACAGCGCGTCAAACTGGCCGCCGAATTGGCCCGGCCCGACACCGGCCAAACGCTCTTTCTCCTCGACGAACCGACGACCGGCCTGCATTTCGACGATTTGGCCAAGTTGTTGGACGTTCTCAATCGGCTTGTCGACTTGGGCAACACGGTCGTGGTGATCGAACACAATCTCGACGTGATCAAAACGGCCGATTGGATCATCGACATGGGCCCCGAGGCCGGCGAAGGGGGCGGCTATGTCGTCGCGACCGGCACGCCGGAGCAGATCGCACTAGGGGCGAGGGACGAGGGGCGAGGGGCGAATGGAGGTCAGGCTTTCCAGCCTGACAGCGTTGAAAGGGGCGAGGAAGTAGGGGCGAGGGGCGAGGGGCGACGGCAGAGCGTCGTATCCTCGCCCCTCGCCCCTCGCCCCTCGCCCCCACTTTTGCGGTCGCACACCGGCGAAGCGCTGGCGGCGGTGCTCGCCGCCGGGCCCTATGTCGAACGAGTGCCGCACGATTTCGCCGCGGCAACCGCGAAGCGGCCAAGCGATATCGATATTGCCGAAGTCGGCCGCGATGCCAAAATGCCCTGGGAAGCGGATGGCCGCCGCTGGCATACGCAAGATTGCATCAGCCGTAATGGCCAGCCATGTCGTTGGGACGGACAAATCCTCGCCCGCGTCGTCGACCGCATTCATGAATTAGGCGAGTTCAGTCCGACCGATTGGAAGAATCGTAGCGTCGTCGAAATCAGTGCGCCTAAGAAATCCGACGGTTGGTTCTTCCACGCGATTACGCTCGAGCAATGGCTGCTGAAGCTGAAGTTCCGCGTGGCCCGCAACACGTTCCAGCGCGACGATCTAGTAGCCCGGCTATGGCTCAAGCCGCTGAATCAACTCGCGGAATTGCCCGTCTATGGCAACGAGCCGCGCGTGCAATGCAAGAGCCTGCGTGGGCCGTGGCAGGAAGTGCAGTTGCACGTGCATTCGCTCGAGGAGATCGATCGGCCGGAATTCTGGCAATTCCTCGAACAGGCCGTCGCCGGATTCCAACGATTTACGCAGCGCGTGCAGCAGCGGCCGGAAGATGTGATGCCGTGGAAGGTGCTTGGGCAGAAATGGCATTTCGCTCGCAAGGGATTTCCGCCTGGCAAGAAAGTGCAATGGGACCTCGACCTTCTCGAAGGCCTGTGCGAGATGCTGGCGGAAGCGGCCGAGGGAGCGCAGTTCCTGTGGAACAATCAGCAGATCGTGCACTTGCTCGTTCGCGGCCAAAGCGAGCCCTGGGCAACGATCCACACGAAGCGAACCGACGCCGTGTACCTGCAACTCACCGGCCCGAAGAATCGCTTCGCTTTGGGCCAATTGACCGAATTGGGCAGCGATCGCAATCTCGATACCACGTCGCCGCATTTCGACCGCATCCATTTTTCCTTCCACTCGATCGACGATCTGGGTGACGGCGACATGCGGGCCTTCCTAGCCGATCACGCCGCCGCCACGATGGCCAATGCCCAGTCGTCGAAACAATCGATCTTCGAAAAATCCCCGCGCCTAAAACAAGCCGTCTCGTAG